The sequence GCGCCTGGCGGTGAGCGGGCGTATCGGCCACTTCCAGGTGGTCCGTGCCGAAGGGCAGCAGGCCGCGCCGCCCCCGGGTCAACTGACCGGCTTCCTCCAGCGCGGCCTGGTACGAGGTGGAGAGATCGCGGCCGCGGCGCCACAGCCAGTCCTCGACCCGTTCGTACGGCGCCTGCCGGGTGAGCGCCGACGAGGCCTCGGCCAGGAGCTCGTCGTCCAGCCCGGGCAGGCCGCCCGGCACGATGCGGTCGCCGTCCAGCACGGCGGCCTGCGCGTCGAGGAGATCGATCAGCTCGGCGCCGGCGAGGGCGAGCGACAGGTCACCCTGCCCGACGGAACGGTCCGGCGGCGGATCCATGGCGATGATGAACAGGTCTTTCGCCGTGCTCATGAACGGCTCCCCTCGGAGTCATCGGAAGTCGGATCCCGCTGATCACCTTCCTATGGTCGCACCAACGCCCACCACCGCCCCAGGGTTCCCGAACTTCGCCCGGACGGACGCCTGGCCGGGTGCGTCACTCCAACAGAGCCTGGCCGACGTAGCCGCCCGGTCGGGGGCGGTGTGTTCGGCGCCGCCGGTGAACGGGGAGCCGTCGGCCGCGCCTCTTCGGACCTGGCTCGGTCGAAGGCACGAAGGCGAGGTCCGTACCGGTGGATTTCTCCGGAAGGGAACGCGGGGCCCGATCCGTCCCTCTTGCCTGGTGCGCTACCCGCCGGTAGCGCTCCGGACCCGAGCGTCCGGACAGGGACGGTGCAAAGGGTTCGCTGATTCATGGGTCTGACGAGTGGCACGCTCATGGCGGGCGTCGTGGTGTGTGCGGCGCTGCTGTTCGCCCTCACGGTGGGTCTGTGGCCCCGGCTGGCGCGGCCCGGCGTCCGGTGGGTACTGGGACGCGTCGGGTTGCTCGTACTGGTGCAGTTGATGGTGCTCGCGTCGGTCGGCGCCGCGGCCAACCGCACCTTCCTCCTCTACGACTCCTGGTCCGACCTCGCGGGGACCAGGCCCCAGGCTCCGGCCGCCCCGGGCGGGGCCGCCGTGGAGGTGCTGGGCCGGCAGGCCCCGGAGGTGCCCGGCGGTCGGAACCCGCAGGTGGGTGGCGTGATCGAGAAGGTGACGATTCACGGTGAGCGGTCCCGGGCCGCCGCCGAGGCGTACGTCTACCTGCCGCCGGAGTACTTCGACAAGACGGACGAGCAGCGCAGGTTCCCGGCGGCCGTCGTCCTCACGGGCTACCCGGGCATGGCCGAGAACCTCATCAAGAAGCTGCACTACCCGCGCCTGGCGTGGAGCCTGGCGAAGCAGAAGCGCATGCAACCGATGATCCTGGTGATGATGCGGCCCACCATCGCCGCGCCCAACACCCAGTGCGTGGACGTCCCCAGGGGCCCGCAGAGCGAGGCCTTCTTCGGCGCGGACGTCGTCAAGGCGGTCTCCGGCACCTACCGCGTGGGCACCTCGTCGCGGAGCTGGGGCATCATCGGCGACTCCACCGGAGGCTACTGCGCCCTGAAGATGGCGGTGCAGCATCCGGAGGCGTACACGGTCGGCGTGGGGCTCTCGGCGGAGTACCGGCCCGAGATAGACAAGGACTCGGGTGATCTGTTCAAGGGGAACAAGGACGAGGAGAAGCGATCCGACCTGCTGTGGCACCTGGACCACCGACCGCAGGGCAACTCCTCGTTCCTGGTGACCTCTTCCCTGCGGGGCGAGCCGAACTACGGCGAGACGCAGGAGTTCGTCCGCAAGGTGAAGGCGCCCGCGCACGTCTCGTCGATCATCCTCGACAGCGGCGGCCACAGCTTCAACACCTGGCTCCGGGAGATCCCGCCCGCGCTCGTCTGGACGGGTGCGCGGCTCGGCGCCGAGTGAGCGGGTCGGCGAGCGGGTAGGTGGGCGGGGCGGCGGGTGAGCCGCGTCTCACCTGACCCCTGCCGCTTGTCTATGCAACGAGTTGCATAGAAAGATCGGGGCATGGCGCTCGACCACGCGATCCTCGTCTCCCTGCTGGAGAAGCCGGGCTCCGGCTATGAGCTGGCCCGCCGGTTCGACCGGTCCATCGGCTACTTCTGGACCGCCACCCACCAGCAGATCTACCGCGTGCTGGGGCGTATGGAGGGCAACGGACTGCTCGCCGCCCGGGAGGTCCCGCAGCAGGGCCGACCGGACAAGAAGGAGTACTCCGTCGCCGACCCCGGCCGCGCCGCCCTCGCCGAGTGGCTGCACGAGCCGATCGAACCCGAGAGCCTGCGCCACGACCTCGCCGTCAAGATCCGTGGCGCGGCCTTCGACGACCCGGCCGCGCTGATCCACGAGGTCGAACGGCACCACCGGGCGCACAGCGACCGACTGGCCCGCTATCTCGCCGGTGAACGGCGCGACTTCACCGGGCCGCAGGCTTCCGCACCGCTCGACGCCGGTCAGGAGCTCCAGCACGTCGTGCTGCGCGGCGGTATCGCGTTCGAGCGGATGACGATCGCCTGGCTCGACGACGTCCTCGACACCCTCCACCGGCTCGGCGGTACGGCGCCGACCGCCACCGCCTGAACGTCGCCCGGATCCCTCGCGCCGCTGCCGACCGCACCGCACCGCACCCGGCCGCTCAGCACCCCCCACGCGTGCGCTCGACCCCCTCCCCGCCCCTCCTCCAGCCCCTCGGAAGGTGAACCCTCATGGCAGACGCCCTGCTCTTCAACCCGCACACGTACGACCCGGCGCACTTCGACCCCGAGACCCGCAGGCTGCTGCGCGCCACCGTCGACTGGTTCGAGAGCCGCGGCAAGCGCCGGCTGATCGAGGACTACCGCTCCCGCGCCTGGCTCGCCGACTTCCTCGCCTTCTCGGCGAAGGAGGGCCTCTTCGCGACCTTCCTGA comes from Streptomyces virginiae and encodes:
- a CDS encoding PadR family transcriptional regulator, which gives rise to MALDHAILVSLLEKPGSGYELARRFDRSIGYFWTATHQQIYRVLGRMEGNGLLAAREVPQQGRPDKKEYSVADPGRAALAEWLHEPIEPESLRHDLAVKIRGAAFDDPAALIHEVERHHRAHSDRLARYLAGERRDFTGPQASAPLDAGQELQHVVLRGGIAFERMTIAWLDDVLDTLHRLGGTAPTATA
- a CDS encoding alpha/beta hydrolase, translated to MGLTSGTLMAGVVVCAALLFALTVGLWPRLARPGVRWVLGRVGLLVLVQLMVLASVGAAANRTFLLYDSWSDLAGTRPQAPAAPGGAAVEVLGRQAPEVPGGRNPQVGGVIEKVTIHGERSRAAAEAYVYLPPEYFDKTDEQRRFPAAVVLTGYPGMAENLIKKLHYPRLAWSLAKQKRMQPMILVMMRPTIAAPNTQCVDVPRGPQSEAFFGADVVKAVSGTYRVGTSSRSWGIIGDSTGGYCALKMAVQHPEAYTVGVGLSAEYRPEIDKDSGDLFKGNKDEEKRSDLLWHLDHRPQGNSSFLVTSSLRGEPNYGETQEFVRKVKAPAHVSSIILDSGGHSFNTWLREIPPALVWTGARLGAE
- a CDS encoding GOLPH3/VPS74 family protein; its protein translation is MSTAKDLFIIAMDPPPDRSVGQGDLSLALAGAELIDLLDAQAAVLDGDRIVPGGLPGLDDELLAEASSALTRQAPYERVEDWLWRRGRDLSTSYQAALEEAGQLTRGRRGLLPFGTDHLEVADTPAHRQALSRWESDEPVLASLGAAVGVREPRSDDEPGPDDEAVTTVLAVVGDAVMELEAVRQRRSIENAAFANVWRVP